One Pecten maximus chromosome 7, xPecMax1.1, whole genome shotgun sequence genomic window carries:
- the LOC117330320 gene encoding uncharacterized protein LOC117330320, producing MILPRVLVLFLIVCLCRADDICQGNTGIQWLADPNDCSVFYLCFNSASFKYMCPINSVRDFITKACVPKGSKYDTCTTKEESICLPDDRLKAHPTGNCAKYVDCEMLLTRAADVRSATKECDYPMLFDEATGGCQVPELAECGTRSVPKNPCEYEANQCKQGHCIPCYIRFPSCDGLPDGLNAWKGREDSPYYVLCKSERVVYHGQCSNKAMTQLFDPKERVCVKQSQ from the exons ATGATTTTGCCTAGAGTTCTAGTCTTATTTCTGATCGTGTGTTTATGCCGAGCAGACGACATTTGCCAAGGAAATACGGGAATCCAATGGTTAGCGGATCCTAACGACTGTTCCGTATTTTATTTATGCTTTAACTCAGCTTCCTTCAAATACATGTGTCCCATCAACTCCGTCCGAGATTTCATCACGAAAGCCTGTGTTCCCAAGGGTTCCAAATACGACACAT GTACTACGAAAGAGGAAAGTATTTGTTTACCTGATGATAGACTGAAAGCCCACCCGACCGGAAACTGCGCGAAATATGTCGATTGTGAAATGCTACTGACCAGAGCTGCCGACGTAAGATCCGCCACGAAAGAATGTGACTACCCGATGTTGTTTGACGAGGCCACGGGAGGCTGCCAGGTACCAGAACTTGCGGAATGTGGAACTCGCTCCGTTCCTAAGAACCCGT GTGAATACGAAGCTAACCAGTGTAAGCAAGGCCACTGCATTCCATGTTACATCCGGTTCCCCAGCTGTGACGGACTTCCGGACGGCCTGAATGCCTGGAAAGGGCGGGAAGATTCACCCTACTATGTCCTCTGTAAGAGTGAACGTGTAGTGTACCATGGACAATGTTCTAACAAGGCCATGACTCAGCTATTCGACCCCAAGGAGCGAGTGTGTGTGAAGCAGTCGCAGTAA